The stretch of DNA tttctagcacctgtgtgtgcattatggtctgtaatatgtgCACTCTGATATTCTCTTGTCTGCTACTCTATGTTTTCCTATGCATGGTGTTTGTCTAAATtttggctaaaaagggggagtagtgtgtgtgtgacaagtgtgtggacaaatgttctcacatctggtgactgtttctgTGCTGATgatctatgctcgtattgagggggagtgtgagtaatatgcatgtgttgaggggaaGTAGTGAATAGtctttctctatctgatgtttgtatgcatgaattcagggggagtgtgagtgatagtatctcttgatcgcctgaatatgtttgatgacaagtgttgtgccaagtgttatggcacctggctaatgagtccactatccactatgactgagaatttatttttctcagatgatTATGGGAATTTATCTTTCCCCGTTGTTTCTATGATGAATGGATGAGcttaaactattaggagtttatttctcctacttcttagcatctactatgagagtttatttctcccttgtgttgttccatgaggctagttgtgtttttATTCCGTTGTTGCATTGCCTCTAATGCTACTTatctctcttggaagtagttttattatgtgttactttctttcctagttgtgtgatcatgttgactcgaaggaaaggtaatactgtatctctcttaatactggtctaatattgttttagccaaaatttgccaaagggggagattgttgggtttttgtatgttggctacattttgcaaaaacatattttagccaagtgttgagacatatgtgctaaccccaagtgttgtgacaaatgcgggtacactttggaacaacacctgtctgtgtatctgtgcgcgccagctagcgggtttttaatttctactcaatcttttgaagatttgattgaagaattgtttcaaggtttcttacagaggaaggcgcacgtgtttaatgtgtttcaggaggcagccaaaccctagttatattttctaaaggaattatatttttggaaaatatatctttgtgtttcaaaaatagaactattattttcaaaaatatatcagctgctgccgcaattctagaagccctaattttgtcttgaagcccaagtcgttctactactataaatacgaaggcaagcatatggtttcaagcatctaaaatcgtgtcttacaaagcgtgtgtttttagggattttagagtgttaattgtgagcctttcttgtgtctcattgatgcaagcttaggacctgagtttattgagttgtaagtgtgaacttctcttaagctttgaagtacggagatcgttctattgtgttgtgtgatttgctcgcaagcttttaagcaagagtgaatcctagtttcataggagtgtgtctccacctcttgtaatcgttgaagtttataacaacgctgtctgtgttgttaaggtgggaattgggacggggtctcatatctaggagttcctaggtagaagtgtcattgggtagtgattaagtgagaggttgtaaacgggtgagtttagcttcgaagtaatactgctgatagtggacttcattcctggattggtatcccccagagtaggctttaggctgaactgggttaacaactcttgtgtgttatttactttactgtttttattgttttatgttaagtGCTCTGTTtctagacaagtgttggcgcaccggtaccaacatctgtctacaacagacaagtgttgatacaccttgatcaacacctgtccactgtgtgccaggaatttcataGTCGGCCATTTTGATAAGCAAAATTATACTTTCTTAGTGCAGGAAACTGAGGATCCCCATGAAGGCCGACCAATGGATCATTTTAAAGTAGACTTGCAAGAAAAGTCGTGCGACTGTGGAAAGTTTCAGACTTTACATTTGCCTTGTTCGCATGTTATTGCTGCATGTTCTCATGCTCACATTTCCTATCAAGCACACATTGATGACTTGTACAAAGCTGCCACTGTATATGCTTTGTACGATGAATCCTTGCTAGTAGTTCAAAGCAGGAAGATGTGGCTCGAATATGTAGGTGACGTTGTTTGCCCCCATGCCGATATGAAAGGAATCAAGAAAGGACATCCAAAAAAGACTCGCATTAGAACTCAAATGGacgattttgaaaaaaaagaaaaccgCTGTGGCTTATGTCGGATATCGGGTCATAACCATAATGTTTGTCCTAAAGCTACCGGGCCCTCTGCGTAACtctagtttattttattttttatgtaactTTTTTGTACGTGTTTCTATTATATTATCAATacattaatattaaattttaaatttcactTCAAAACACATAATTGTTCACATACATACGAAatcagaaaataaaattaaattagtaaATTCATGATTACatcattaataaaattacacaaacatataacttaaaaaaattacataatataaaaaataaaccacaTACAACAACTTAACTACTTTTTTTATGCTTTGTACGATGAATCCTTCCTAGTAGTTCAAAGCAGGAAGATGTGGCCCGAATATGTAGGTGACGTTGTTTGCCCCCGTGCCGATATGAAAGGAATCAAGAAAGGACATCCAAAAAAGACTCGCATTAGAACTCAAATGGacgattttgaaaaaaaagaaaaccgtTGTGGCTTATGTCGGATATCGGGTCATAACCATAATGTTTGTCCTAATGCTACCGGGCCCTCTGCGTAactctaatttattttattttttatgtaatttttttgtacGTGTTTCTATTATATTATCAATacattaatattaaattttaaatttcaattcaaaACACATAATTGTTCACATTCGTACGAAatcagaaaataaaattaaattagtaaATTCATGATTACatcattaataaaattacacaaacatataacttaaaaaaaaattacataatataaaaaataaaccacaTACAACAACTTAACTACTTTTTTTATGCTTTGTACGATGAATCCTTCCTAGTAGTTCAAAGCAGGAAGATGTGGCCCGAATATGTAGGTGACGTTGTTTGCCCCTGTGCCGATATGAAAAGAATCAAGAAAGGACATCCAAAAAAGACTCGCATTAGAACTCAAATGGACGATTtcgaaaaaaaagaaaaccgCTGTGGCTTATGTCGGATATCGGGTCATAACCATAATGTTTGTCCTAATGCTACCGGGCCCTCTGCGTAACtctagtttattttattttttatgtaatttttttgtacGTGTTTCTATTATATTATCAATacattaatattaaattttaaatttcactTCAAAACACATAATTGTTCACATTCATAcgaaatcaaaaaataaaattaaattagtaaATTCATGATTACatcattaataaaattacacaaacatataacttaaaaaaattacataatataaaaaataaaccacaTACAACAACTTAACTACTTTTTTTATGCTTTGTACGATGAATCCTTCCTAGTAGTTCAAAGCAGGAAGATGTGGCCCGAATATGTAGGTGACGTTGTTTGCCCCTGTGCCGATATGAAAAGAATCAAGAAAGGACATCCAAAAAAGACTCGCATTAGAACTCAAATGGACGATTTCGAAAAAAAGAAAACCGCTGTGGCTTATGTCGGATATCGGGTCATAACCATAATGTTTGTCCTAATGCTACCGGGCCCTCTGCGTAACtctagtttattttattttttatgtaatttttttgtacGTGTTTCTATTATATTATCAATacattaatattaaattttaaatttcactTCAAAACACATAATTGTTCACATTCATACGAAatcagaaaataaaattaaattagtaaATTCATGATTACatcattaataaaattacacaaacatataacttaaaaaaattacataatataaaaaataaaccacatacaacaacttaaatacttttttttaaggtCGCGTACAAACGATGTggttctttttcattttcaacactCCTAAACATGGATTGAACATTCATATCATTCTCCAATTTGACCCAATATGTTTTATACGTTGCTACGGGGGAGTCATCCGTGATGTTCGTGCATGAATCTAAATTGGCCATATGCTCGATTTGTATATGTTCACCATTTTTGAAGAAGAATATTTCATCTTGTTCTTTAAAGCAACAAGAGAACTCAATTTGCCAGTTACTAATTTAAAATGTTCTTTGAGATATTGAaatttcaccaaaaaataaggcgttgatgataaatatttttcaagaaCATTGGAAGAAGAtgtaatttcttataaaataaagagcttcaagaaagtgaaagaacaaaaatacaaggcttaactatacacatttggtctcttacgtttattttaggtttcaatttgacCCCTTATGTTTAAaacgtatcaatttggtcccttacgtttattttaggtttcaagttagtcctttccgttagttttgtctctaacactaacaccgtttgaacattACATGTGGTAGTGTGTCCAAGTGTcacgtgtctgtccacatatgcaaattggctgccacatgtgacaaaattgacggaaatgactaacttgaaacctaaaataaacataagagactaaattgatactttttaaacgtaagagaccaatttgaaacctaaaataaacgtaagggaccaaatgtgtagttaagtcaaaataaaatgaaagtatAGAGTGTGATATTTATAGAATGAGATGAgagttaaataaaaataataattttagtatatgcttataaaaaaaattaatatatttattattatcattttaaaaaataaataaaaccaaaaCAGCTTATGCGACGTGAAAGCAATAAACAGTTCTTGCAACGCGTCACTTTTTGTCCTAAAAAAGGGGATATtacggattttttttttcaaatgaggagtattcgtaaaaaaaataattttgggggCCTTTAAAAAAACCACATATACTATGTTTGGATGCCAAATAGATAGTGAAGAGGGAAatagtgaagagagaaataaaagagaagGGAGATAGAAGAGAAATCggataaaaattttatatggtttggatgaatagaaaagtgagaagagagaaattaataaaaatgagaaaataacaaatttaccctttttacaagaaaataaacTAGTTAAATGAGGATAttgttgtaaaattatttatttcactTCTTGACACACAAATCTCTCCTAGTATGGagagatttatttttggcaGTTACTAACTATTAGATTTCTCTCTTTCCTGATTTATCTCCTAATCCAAACTATAGAAATGACCAATTTCTTTgctatctctctctttcttatgTCTCTCTTTTGTAAATCAATCTAAACAAACACAGTGTTAGTTAGTGTTAGTTACGCTTATAAAACCAATAAATATatcattgtcaaaaaaaaaaaaaccaataaatatATGTTTTACTTGTCAAACAAGAAATAAATAGATattaaattttgcaatttttaattaatatacttGAGACAAAAATATTTCCCAAATACATTTTTGGATACAAGGGTCCAATATACCAAAAATCCGGATTGGATCCGATTGACATGTAACTTTTCGGACTCAACAAGGGTCAGCCATTACCGAACCTAACCATCGAACTTTCGTTTTCCTCGTACTTCTTCTGTCTTCAATTCACACCTTGTTAACTGTTTAGTGTTTTTCCAATtaacttcttttcttcttcttcttcttcttcttcataacaACAACAATGGAGGCGAATGAGACCACACAGAGGAACACCCTTGTTGTAAGGAAACCATGTTTTGGTCTTCCAACAGGTTGTCCTCAATGTTTGTCTGCTTATATCTATCTCAAACTGTCTCAATGTTCATTCCACTTGGATTATCATCTTAACTACCCTGATTCTGGTACTACCCTAATCTTCATAATTGattctatattttatatttctcaTTTATAACAATGGcccttttaattgttttgtttttaaatttcaaagttttgttcttttaattatttgattgtattttagCTTTCTGGGTCATTTGACATTCATGCCCATTTGATgaaattcttttctttttgatgTTTTGGTTCTTTTTTTGCAAGTGGGTATTTATTTGAGTTGATTTTAGGTTTAGTTTAGGTTTATTATGATGTTTGTAGCTGCAAATTTACCACTTCCCCCCCTTTTTTTTGGGTTGTGGACAAAGTGGCAAATACCCtgtgaagcacggacactcctcggTGTTGGACACACACTGACACGACACCGGCacttattatgattattattgaattatgtaattttcTCGAATTATTATCGGTATCGatgtgtcgtgtccggtgtccgtgcTGTACTTCATAGCAAATACCACTTAAACTCACATCCATTGCAAGATCCCGAGTTCGAACTCAGGTGAAGGCGTCCAACCTAGCAATATCGGCATTGTCAGCTGAGCTAGGGTTTATGGATTACCACGTTTTCCTTTTAGTCTATGCAAAAAAGAATTTGTTTTCATCCCTTGttcaaaaatttgttttcatcCTTGTAAATATACAACTCTTTTGTCTTTTGATCCCTGCTGCttatttgactataaaatttgCTCATGTTGGAATTGTCACTGAAATATGTATGTAATATTCATTTTAGTCTTTATGTAGTCAATTTAAGAGATGACTAAAATCAAATGTTCTTGATATTACGGGGATTAATtcttacataaaaaatattccaCGGACTAAAAGAAACAAAAGCATAAGAAATGTATATTTGCAAGGATTAAAAACAGGGTTTTGATAGGGACTTGAAGCGAAAAGTGGTAAATTTACAGggataaaacatatttaaactttgattttatacttttaatgattttcattttgtttatttgattggtTATGGTTTATGGTGTGTAGATCAAATTCCTTACTTTGAGGCTGGTGATTCTGTGACATATAATAATGAGAAGGAAGGGATCATTGATTGCTTGAAAAAGGATGCTGGTGATTTAGATGTTGGGTTATCTTCACTCCCGGAGTGGATACCGAACAAGGTTATGCTCACAACTTGGCTTGCTGATGCACTCGAGTATGAACTTTGGGTTGGAAGTGACCCTTCATCTGCTTCTAGCATCTATTATTCAGATCTTTCATGGCCTTTAGGAAAGGTCTTGTTTTGGAAGAAAGCAAACTGGGTGAAGCTGAAACACGAGATAAGTAAAGACAATGCAGAAGTCAAGGAAGAAGACGTTTGTTTCTCTTGATACTTGCTTTGATATCTTTTAATTTCTTACTTTTTGGTCGCTAATTTCGtcgttttttttctttcgtttCTTGATAGTAGTTTCAATGCTGTATATGTTTTCTCTTTGGTTTTTGAGGTATTCATACATATTTGCTGTAGTGTTGTCAATTTTCTGATACGAGATAATAGCGGTTTGCTTAAATTCCACTACACAACAGTGCATAGTGCTGCTATTCGAAAACATTTTGTATGAAATAGCGTATCTTACTATCATAGAACAATATGAATTTTttcaaattccgctatgctATAGTGTTATAGCGCCTCAGCCTCTATAGCCGCTATTTAATAACACTGATTTTCTGTTGATGAACAGATTTATGGAAGAGCAAACTCTGCATATGATGCTTTGTCAACTTTGTTAGGGGAAGATAACTACTTATTTGAAAACAGGTGAACCcaatagcttatagcttattataaaTCACTTTatcttattattataaattagaatttttttggtttatttttcattattagAGCAAACTTTGACTTTGGCCACCTCGTCATTGCGTGCTTTTGTTCTGTTTATGCAGGCCATCAAGCTTGGATGCTATTTTTCTTGCACATGCATTAGTTGTTCTTCAAGCTTTTCCTGTGAGTTATGTTACACTTACGTCGTAATTATGATAAACTATGGATGGATGCTCTAGTGACTTCTAGTCGATAAAAATTAGACAAAGAATCTTTGTTGTGGAAACATGTTTTCTCTTTTCTGAAAAAATGGACAAAGAATCTTTGTTGCTGAAACATGCTTTGCATAATACGGTTGTCTTGTCAGTGATCAATAGAATGGTAATAGGGAAAGTGGTGTTACGTAGTTTATGTGTCAAGCACATGATAAGAACATAGACAATTCTATTCTACACAAATTTAATCTTTCCAAGCATTGTGAAATAAGATaatttatatacaaagataGAAAACCAATATGAAAAAAGTTACCTTGGATTACCATGAATTCCACAATTCATACACCAAATAAAGAGTAGAAGCACTTGCATTACATACTCGCTTGTGCAGATTTCCTAATATCATATTCTTTATAAGCATTCCATTGATTACTAATGACAACATTTTGCAAGCATATTTCAGCAACTTGTGTCTTTTAAACATCATTATCATTGATGCAAAACGAGTTTCGGTAATAGAAAGCATGTTAAGGCTTAGCTCATTTAAAATTGCCAATCTCATATAGTGAGTCATTATGAAATTCTTAATAACAAATACATCATCAGTGGAAATTTATTAGTCGGCAGTGACACCTTTGTAGGTTTCAATCTATTTTTAGCCTCTTCATATATTCTTTCTTGATGACTTTAGGCCAAACTGCAATTCCAACGCTTCGTAAGATAAATTCTAGATACTTTAAATCATGAAACTTATTGTATAATGTGCTTTCCAAGTTTTACATACAAAATACTGCTATATTCATTCATTACTCATCAACAAAAAACTCTTAAATTCAAAGTTTCTCTCCTTAATTATAGTTTAAACTTTGGTCTTTCTAATGACTCTTGTCTTGGCAAACTTGTTCTGAATGTGCCCAATAGGTATTACCATATTTGTCAAACTCTCGTTAATTCGAAGAATTGTATGAATTTGCGACCTACGGTAACAAAATTGAGTTAACTCATACAAAGTTGTTTGTTGTAAACCTGGTTACACTTGCATAGATTCATATAGACTCAAATAGAGTCCTGACTTTAACGATGATTCAACGAATCCACAATACAATGATTATCTTCCCCTATATCCACACCTAAATTGATAGCAGTGCgatgtttttaaaatacaaacTCAAAATGTATAAAGTTATAGATGATTATAAGGTTTGTAGAGTTGTAGTGCACATAACATAAACCTCACAATTATAGCACTGAATTCCTCAAATTCATCTTACATCTCAATATGATGCCTTCTGAAAAGGAGGTAAGAATGTTGTATTGAGTCTCAACACCGTTGCTTACCGCATAAAAGAAGCCACAATCTCATGATCCTTCCCTCATTTGTAACTTTGTGCTTTGTGATTTGTCAATCATTGATTTTGAACATGTTATGAACTTTGTGCTTTCTGATTAGCCAATTTTTTCCCTCAAGCTAAATTTATACGCTTTCTACAAACACAAAATGTTTACTTTGAGGAAAAGTTTTAACTTTTGTTCCTGCATTTATGTACCACCAGGAATCATCAATTTTGCGGACCAATTTTTCAAAACATGCTAATTTAGTGAGATATGTGCAACAACGTAAGGAAGAACTTATAGAAGCTGCTGGTACGTCTCCATCTAATGATCCATATTTTGGTGCCGGTGCATCATCATCGACTTCTGGAGGTCCTTCAACTTCAAGTAAGATATTTTCAGAACTTTGTGAATATTTACTTTGCTAATCTATCcgttttatttgatttgatcgCCTTAACAGCAGTAACGATAGTTGATATAGTACTGCCATATAAGCACTATGCAATTTGAAAACAGTGATCTGCGTGCTTGATATGGTATCAATACTGTAGTTGATATAGTACTGCCATATACCACTACGCAATTTTTCATATACGGACCGgaatactgtttttttttttgacagaatggACCGGAATATTGTTAAATGCCTAGTTTACCTGTACCTGAATGTTATGCCGTGTTTGGTTCAAATGAGGCGAGATGAGTGATTTAATTAGATATTGCCTATATGTACTGACAAAATTGTGATAGAAAATTGTAATGCTAAAGTATCTGTCTATGTCATTGACTTTGGAAACATTCAGGTGGTAAACTGTTTCATCGAGAGTTTATTCAGTAAGCTACTCTAGGAAATTTAACTAagtacttatattttgagatacGTCCAAATAAACGCTTTAAACACACTGTTTATTGATTAATGCCTTTCTCAAATCACTTCATGGTGTATTTCACCTTGGACAACTTTCTTTCAATGTTGTTGAATAGTTTCTATAGCGCTACAacatagcagaatttgaacaaattgctatATTTTTGTGATACACTATTTAGATTAAAATGTTGTCAAACAATGGCTATACTATAGTGGTGCTATAGCACTATTGCAAAgcgaaatttgaacaaaccgaTAGTTTCTGCTATTGTATACTGTTAGGGATATACTAATCATATGataaatgttttgtttcctattttttgtttacagtttaatttactatttcaAGATGTTACATTCCGATATTCataatttgtcatttttttccttctattaGGTTCAAAATTCAAGAGAAAACCTAAAAAGGAGCAGCAAACAAAGGAGGAGAAGAAATACAAAAGAAGGGCCAAATATTTTGTGGTAGCACAAGTAGTTGCAGTTGTTCTTTTTCTCAGTATCATGTCTGGAATCAGTGATGATGGTGAAATCGAGTTAGACGACGGTGATTTAGAATATGGTTATGATGACTGAAAATAAAAGCCTAGGCTGTTTTTGATGAtctgcattttttttaataattgagtTGATTTAAGGAGATTGAGCATTGACTTGTTGTTTCAAGTAGTTGACTTACTTTTTTCTTGGAGTATCATGCAATTTCTCATCTGAGAGAACCTATGTATCTGTTAGCTTTGTACATCTTAATTCTTggaatgattttttattatcttGTATGAGAAGTTTTATCTAGGAATGATTTTTGTAATATGCTAGCTACATGTTCTGCAGATACAATTTTATCTATattagggggtgtattggattgagatttcaaaggattttaaaagatttttttttgataaaaaactcttgtggtattcaattatgatttttacaaaagttaaata from Trifolium pratense cultivar HEN17-A07 linkage group LG5, ARS_RC_1.1, whole genome shotgun sequence encodes:
- the LOC123885802 gene encoding mitochondrial outer membrane import complex protein METAXIN-like gives rise to the protein MEANETTQRNTLVVRKPCFGLPTGCPQCLSAYIYLKLSQCSFHLDYHLNYPDSDQIPYFEAGDSVTYNNEKEGIIDCLKKDAGDLDVGLSSLPEWIPNKVMLTTWLADALEYELWVGSDPSSASSIYYSDLSWPLGKVLFWKKANWVKLKHEISKDNAEVKEEDIYGRANSAYDALSTLLGEDNYLFENRPSSLDAIFLAHALVVLQAFPESSILRTNFSKHANLVRYVQQRKEELIEAAGTSPSNDPYFGAGASSSTSGGPSTSSSKFKRKPKKEQQTKEEKKYKRRAKYFVVAQVVAVVLFLSIMSGISDDGEIELDDGDLEYGYDD